In the genome of Octopus bimaculoides isolate UCB-OBI-ISO-001 chromosome 24, ASM119413v2, whole genome shotgun sequence, the window AAGTATCTTTGTTATTAAAACTACTATTTTCATTGATATtgtttaaaagggtgcataagaCAATAGTCtttgttcctgaaaaaaaagaaataatatttggaCTTTGTGCCCAAATATTAGTATTTGCAAAATGTTTACATGATCACAATCAAAAAATGGCATGGAAGGGCGTAACTTTCTTATGCAAACAAACCAGTTTTTGACTGCAGGAAAAGTCACAGAAATGTAATTTTCGCTGACACAAGAAACAATTTCAAGGGCAAAATTGCTAACGAATCCAAAAGCACCACAGACTCTATGGACAGCAATAAAATTGACTGccagaaaacaaagaagtaatACGATAGAGAAAAGCGACACAATCACTCAATAGTCAAATAGACAACAAAAATGTAACTGCCAACTCTCCAAACAGAAATCATGTGAAAAATACCATGGTAACTGACAACACAGAAAATAGCAACTGCAACAACATGGAGCAGAGAAgtataacagaaaacaataacaaccacaaaaatATTGATGAGAACACAACCAATACCAATGTCAACAGAAAGGCAGGAGTATTTGGACGtaacaatagcagtaacaacgTGAAcgattccaccaccaccatcaacagtgAGAGAGGCCAGTCTCACTCAGAAATAGGCCAAGAAGAAGCTGTCCCTAAAAGGTCAGGTAGAGGTGGTGAATGTGTGCATCACATCTGTCATATACTACTACCTGACTCGTTCCTGAACAGACTGGTGCACTTGCTCTTTTGCTTCCTGTGGAAGGGACAGGTACCACTTGTCAGAGGGTCCATTTGCTGCCAGCACCCACTGCGTGGAGGACTTGGCATGTTGTGGctgatgatgcacagacatgtgcTGAGGCTGCGGCATCTCTAGCAGTACCTTAA includes:
- the LOC128250678 gene encoding mitochondrial substrate carrier family protein Y-like — encoded protein: MVTDNTENSNCNNMEQRSITENNNNHKNIDENTTNTNVNRKAGVFGRNNSSNNVNDSTTTINSERGQSHSEIGQEEAVPKRSARFLDGVTVVEGKNDDVLREVLGVGKDQLVGLFQKTFGLETIDNFQKSLA